A stretch of the Candidatus Denitrolinea symbiosum genome encodes the following:
- a CDS encoding transposase, IS256 family translates to MTYQNDCTLPNEVLEQISEQGLDYLPELMRVIVNAAMKAERQQYLGVAPYERSEQRRDQANGFKPKTVRTRMGAIEFAVPQVRTGDYYPQALEKGLRSERALTMALAEMYVQGTSTRKVNAIVEKLCGSQVSSSLVSKATSELDVLLEAWQNRPLGEIRYLFLDARYEKVRMDGQVVDAAVLIAQAVDPLGKRRILGVRIGLGEAEIFWRAFLQSLIQRGLSGVRLITSDAHAGLRQALRAVFGGVLWQRCQYHLQQNATSYVPRREMLTEVAADIRRVFNAPDRPTAEAYLKQTVQKYAQSASRLADWMETNLPEGLTVFAFPEAHRRKLRTNNTQERLNREIGRRTNVVSIFPNEAACLRLVSAILMEQDEEWQMGRVYLSMDENPPPK, encoded by the coding sequence ATGACCTACCAAAATGATTGTACCTTACCAAACGAAGTTTTGGAGCAGATCAGCGAGCAAGGCTTGGATTACTTGCCCGAGTTGATGCGCGTCATCGTCAATGCGGCGATGAAAGCGGAGCGACAGCAATACCTGGGAGTGGCGCCTTACGAACGCTCGGAACAGCGACGCGACCAAGCCAACGGGTTCAAGCCGAAAACAGTGCGGACGCGCATGGGCGCGATTGAATTTGCCGTTCCGCAAGTGCGGACTGGGGATTATTATCCACAAGCGCTGGAAAAAGGGTTGCGTAGTGAACGCGCCCTGACGATGGCGTTAGCCGAGATGTATGTGCAAGGGACCTCGACCCGCAAAGTGAATGCCATTGTCGAGAAGTTGTGCGGCAGCCAGGTATCGAGCAGTCTGGTGAGCAAGGCCACCTCGGAGTTGGATGTCTTGCTGGAAGCCTGGCAGAATCGACCGTTGGGAGAAATCCGCTACCTGTTTTTGGATGCCCGCTACGAGAAAGTGCGGATGGATGGACAGGTGGTAGATGCGGCCGTTTTGATCGCCCAGGCAGTGGATCCACTCGGCAAACGGAGGATTTTGGGCGTGAGGATAGGTCTGGGTGAGGCCGAAATCTTCTGGCGCGCCTTCCTGCAAAGCCTGATCCAGCGCGGCCTGAGCGGTGTGCGTCTGATTACCAGCGACGCTCACGCTGGTTTGCGGCAAGCGTTGCGGGCGGTGTTTGGAGGCGTTCTCTGGCAGCGCTGCCAATACCATCTGCAACAGAATGCAACCAGCTACGTTCCTCGCCGCGAGATGTTGACAGAAGTGGCCGCGGACATTCGCAGAGTGTTCAATGCCCCCGACCGTCCGACGGCCGAAGCCTACTTGAAGCAAACGGTTCAAAAGTATGCTCAAAGCGCTTCCCGCCTGGCGGACTGGATGGAAACCAACCTGCCCGAAGGACTGACCGTGTTCGCCTTTCCCGAAGCGCACCGCAGGAAACTGCGCACCAACAACACCCAGGAACGCTTGAACCGCGAAATTGGACGGCGCACCAACGTGGTGAGCATCTTTCCCAATGAAGCCGCCTGTTTGCGTTTGGTGAGCGCCATCCTGATGGAACAGGATGAGGAATGGCAGATGGGTCGAGTCTATCTTTCGATGGACGAAAACCCTCCTCCTAAATGA
- a CDS encoding glucose-6-phosphate dehydrogenase: MAKSNPTSIIIFGASGDLTQRKLIPSLFNLFRKRKTPKKLNIIGFANSPFTDETFRQHLLDGMKQFASFKYTDEEWGLFSQDLYYQQGRYTDLADFKKLMERMPALEGGAADRLFYMAVPPLLVPNIIDLLGLTGHLQEDGGWRRVVMEKPFGSDLESARALNQQVHKVLNENQIYRIDHYLGKETVQNILFTRFANTIFEPIWNRNYIDHVQITVSEKVGVEHRGGYYDSVGVLRDMFQNHLLQLTTLVAMEPPSSFNATALRNEKVKALTAIEPMTPAQVAVNTVRAQYDGYRSEPDVKPDSVTPTYAALRLFVNNWRWQGVPFYLRSGKNLAEKLSQIVIRFKEPPLAMFPMTSEQKTAPNMLMLYIQPDEGIHLRFEAKAPDTVAETRSVDMEFHYAEAFGPTAIPEAYERLLLDALQGDAALFTRADETETAWGIMDPILQAWETQGNPPLGTYTPNSWGPAEADALLARDGRQWING, translated from the coding sequence ATGGCGAAATCAAACCCCACTTCCATCATCATCTTCGGCGCGTCGGGAGACCTGACCCAGCGCAAACTGATCCCCTCGCTCTTCAATCTCTTCCGCAAACGCAAGACGCCGAAGAAATTGAACATCATCGGATTCGCCAACTCGCCCTTCACCGACGAGACCTTCCGCCAGCATCTGCTGGACGGAATGAAGCAATTCGCCAGCTTCAAATATACGGATGAGGAATGGGGACTTTTCTCCCAGGATTTATATTACCAGCAGGGACGTTACACCGACCTGGCCGATTTCAAGAAACTGATGGAGCGCATGCCCGCGCTGGAGGGCGGCGCGGCGGACCGTCTCTTTTACATGGCGGTGCCTCCCCTGCTCGTGCCGAACATCATTGACCTGCTCGGGCTGACGGGGCATCTTCAGGAAGACGGCGGCTGGCGGCGCGTGGTGATGGAAAAACCGTTCGGCTCCGACCTCGAATCGGCGCGGGCGCTCAACCAGCAGGTCCACAAAGTGTTGAACGAGAATCAGATCTACCGCATTGACCACTACCTCGGCAAGGAGACCGTCCAGAACATCCTGTTCACGCGCTTCGCCAACACCATCTTCGAGCCGATCTGGAACCGCAACTACATTGACCATGTGCAGATCACCGTGTCGGAAAAAGTCGGCGTGGAACACCGCGGGGGATACTACGACTCCGTCGGCGTGCTGCGCGACATGTTCCAAAATCACCTGCTGCAACTGACCACCCTCGTGGCGATGGAGCCGCCGTCGTCGTTCAACGCCACCGCGCTGCGGAACGAAAAGGTCAAAGCGCTGACCGCCATCGAGCCGATGACGCCCGCGCAGGTGGCCGTAAACACCGTCCGCGCGCAATACGACGGGTATCGGAGCGAGCCGGACGTCAAGCCGGACTCGGTCACCCCGACGTACGCGGCGCTCCGGCTCTTCGTCAACAACTGGCGCTGGCAGGGAGTCCCGTTCTATCTGCGTTCGGGAAAGAATCTCGCCGAAAAATTATCCCAGATCGTCATCCGCTTCAAGGAGCCGCCGCTGGCGATGTTCCCGATGACGTCCGAACAAAAGACGGCTCCCAACATGCTCATGCTATACATCCAGCCCGACGAGGGCATCCACCTGCGCTTCGAGGCGAAAGCGCCCGACACCGTCGCCGAGACGCGCTCGGTGGACATGGAGTTCCACTACGCGGAGGCTTTCGGTCCGACCGCCATCCCCGAAGCATACGAGCGTCTCCTGCTCGACGCGCTCCAGGGGGACGCCGCGCTCTTCACCCGCGCCGACGAGACGGAGACTGCTTGGGGAATCATGGACCCCATCCTCCAGGCGTGGGAGACGCAGGGGAATCCACCGCTGGGGACGTACACTCCAAACAGCTGGGGTCCCGCCGAAGCGGACGCGCTCCTCGCCCGCGACGGGCGGCAGTGGATCAACGGGTAG
- a CDS encoding decarboxylating 6-phosphogluconate dehydrogenase: MELAMIGLGKMGMNMATRLVRGGHRVVGFDRAPAAVAEAETFGVEGARTLEAAIGTLRQSPRVVWMMVPSGKITTEAIESAASLLAKGDVIVDGGNSNYKDTLRHAETLEAKGIDFVDSGTSGGVWGLAEGYSLMVGGRPEVTERLRPIFETLAPARDKGWGRVGPSGAGHYVKMVHNGIEYGMMQAYAEGFGILKAKEEFGLDLAQISHIWQYGSVVRSWLLDLAARALDADPTLDDIQPWVADSGEGRWTVFEAIDHNIPAPVITLALQMRFASRDEENFPARMLAALRNQFGGHAVKKTE, encoded by the coding sequence ATGGAACTTGCAATGATCGGACTCGGCAAGATGGGCATGAACATGGCGACGCGTCTCGTGCGCGGCGGACACCGCGTCGTCGGGTTTGACCGCGCGCCCGCCGCCGTCGCCGAGGCGGAGACGTTCGGCGTCGAAGGCGCGCGCACGCTGGAGGCGGCGATCGGCACGCTCAGGCAGAGTCCGCGCGTAGTCTGGATGATGGTCCCCTCGGGAAAGATCACCACCGAAGCCATCGAGAGCGCCGCGTCCCTGCTCGCCAAAGGCGACGTCATCGTGGACGGCGGCAACTCGAATTACAAAGACACGCTCCGTCACGCCGAGACGCTCGAAGCGAAGGGAATTGACTTCGTGGACAGCGGCACGAGCGGCGGCGTGTGGGGCCTCGCCGAAGGTTACAGCCTGATGGTCGGAGGCCGGCCCGAGGTCACGGAGAGGCTGCGTCCCATCTTCGAGACGCTCGCGCCCGCGCGCGACAAAGGCTGGGGACGCGTCGGTCCGAGCGGCGCGGGGCATTACGTCAAGATGGTCCACAACGGAATCGAGTACGGCATGATGCAGGCCTACGCCGAGGGATTCGGAATCCTGAAAGCCAAAGAGGAGTTCGGACTCGACCTGGCGCAGATCTCGCACATCTGGCAATACGGGAGCGTCGTCCGCTCGTGGCTGCTGGACCTCGCCGCCCGCGCCCTCGACGCCGACCCGACTCTGGATGACATCCAACCCTGGGTGGCGGACTCGGGCGAGGGACGCTGGACCGTCTTCGAGGCGATTGACCATAACATCCCGGCGCCCGTCATCACGCTGGCGCTGCAAATGCGATTCGCCAGCCGCGACGAGGAGAACTTCCCCGCGCGGATGCTGGCCGCGCTGCGGAATCAGTTCGGCGGCCACGCGGTGAAAAAGACGGAGTAA
- a CDS encoding 6-phosphogluconolactonase, producing MNPQIRVSKNLETLSVAAAEIFTAAASQSIAERGRFLAALNGGGTPRRLFQLLASDFSARVDWTRVHVFWGDERMVPSDDPESSYGLARTLLLDRVAIPKDNVHRVHSELDAGAAVEDYSRVLKRFASPPLDWPRFDLVLLGMGEDGHTASLFPNSPVDASAPVLAATGRYQGRPAQRVTLTPIVFNAARRVIFMVSGAGKAEMLKRVFDDRYSMEEIPAKRIQPTDGQVIWLADEAAGADLALTPNPSPDERGEQ from the coding sequence ATGAATCCGCAAATCCGCGTCTCCAAAAACCTGGAGACTTTAAGCGTCGCCGCGGCGGAAATCTTCACGGCCGCCGCCTCGCAGTCCATCGCCGAACGCGGCCGCTTCCTCGCGGCCCTCAACGGCGGCGGCACGCCTCGGCGTCTCTTCCAACTGCTCGCTTCGGATTTTTCCGCCCGCGTGGATTGGACGCGCGTCCACGTCTTCTGGGGCGACGAGCGGATGGTCCCGTCCGACGATCCCGAATCCAGTTACGGCCTGGCGCGGACTCTCCTGCTCGACCGCGTCGCGATCCCGAAGGACAACGTCCACCGCGTCCATTCTGAACTGGACGCGGGCGCGGCCGTCGAGGACTATTCCCGCGTCCTGAAGCGCTTCGCCTCCCCGCCGCTCGACTGGCCGCGCTTCGACCTCGTCCTGCTCGGCATGGGCGAAGACGGACACACCGCCTCGCTCTTCCCCAACTCCCCCGTGGACGCGTCCGCGCCCGTCCTCGCGGCGACGGGGCGCTACCAGGGACGTCCCGCCCAGCGCGTCACGTTGACGCCGATCGTCTTCAACGCCGCGCGGAGGGTCATCTTCATGGTCTCTGGCGCGGGCAAAGCCGAGATGCTGAAGCGCGTGTTCGACGACCGTTATTCGATGGAAGAAATCCCCGCCAAGCGCATCCAGCCGACCGATGGACAAGTCATCTGGCTGGCGGACGAAGCGGCAGGAGCGGATCTCGCCCTCACCCCCAATCCCTCTCCCGATGAGAGAGGGGAGCAATAA
- a CDS encoding osmotically inducible protein OsmC has product MDAKVTWKGNMAFEGIAPSGMPVLLDSAETDRLGPGPMELVAISMAGCTAMDVISILKKKQQDVTAFEVKVHADRADDYPKVYTRAELVYEVTGHSVDSAAVLRAIELSIQKYCPVHAMLSKAFPIRQRYVIFEDEGNDSRRVAAEGEYLVE; this is encoded by the coding sequence ATGGACGCGAAAGTAACCTGGAAGGGGAACATGGCTTTCGAGGGAATCGCTCCCTCGGGGATGCCGGTTTTGCTGGATTCTGCCGAGACGGACCGCCTCGGCCCGGGGCCGATGGAACTGGTCGCGATAAGCATGGCGGGCTGCACCGCCATGGACGTCATCTCCATTTTGAAGAAGAAACAGCAGGACGTGACCGCCTTCGAGGTCAAAGTCCATGCGGACCGGGCGGACGATTACCCCAAGGTCTACACCCGCGCGGAACTGGTCTACGAAGTGACGGGTCATTCGGTGGACAGCGCGGCCGTACTGCGCGCCATCGAACTGTCCATCCAGAAATATTGTCCCGTACACGCCATGCTGAGTAAAGCGTTTCCCATCCGCCAGCGGTATGTGATCTTTGAAGACGAGGGGAATGACTCGCGGCGCGTGGCCGCGGAAGGCGAGTACTTGGTCGAGTGA
- a CDS encoding enoyl-[acyl-carrier-protein] reductase FabL, with protein MSNLPFSDKITLVTGSGRGIGRAIALHFARRGADVVVNFFRNRAPAEETVREIQKLGRRALLVKADVGEIDGINKLFDAAEQEFGGLDIFVHNAASGYNRPVMEQRPKGWDWTMNINARSLLFAAQRCAALMEKRGGGSIVSITSSGSSRVLPDYVAVGASKAALESLTRYLAVELAPRNIVVNAVSPGLVLTDAITHFDAIHEEAGIVEKAAADTPAGRLVTPEDVAGVVGFLCSPAASMIRGQVIAVDGGYSLLGKQ; from the coding sequence ATGTCCAACCTTCCCTTCTCCGACAAAATCACCCTCGTCACCGGTTCGGGACGCGGCATCGGGCGCGCCATCGCGCTCCACTTTGCGCGCCGCGGCGCGGACGTGGTCGTCAACTTCTTCCGCAACCGCGCCCCCGCCGAAGAGACCGTGCGCGAGATCCAAAAATTGGGACGCCGCGCCCTCCTCGTCAAAGCGGACGTGGGCGAGATTGACGGGATCAACAAATTGTTCGACGCCGCGGAACAGGAATTCGGCGGGCTGGACATTTTCGTCCACAACGCCGCCTCGGGCTACAACCGTCCCGTGATGGAGCAAAGACCCAAAGGCTGGGACTGGACGATGAACATCAACGCCCGTTCGCTGCTGTTCGCCGCGCAGCGCTGCGCGGCGCTGATGGAAAAACGCGGCGGCGGAAGCATCGTCAGCATCACCAGTTCGGGATCGAGCCGCGTCCTGCCCGACTACGTGGCGGTGGGCGCGTCGAAAGCCGCCCTCGAATCGTTGACGCGCTACCTCGCCGTCGAACTCGCCCCGCGGAACATCGTCGTCAACGCCGTCTCGCCGGGCCTCGTGCTGACGGACGCCATCACCCACTTCGACGCGATCCACGAGGAGGCGGGCATCGTCGAAAAAGCCGCCGCCGACACCCCGGCCGGGCGGCTCGTCACGCCCGAAGACGTGGCCGGAGTGGTCGGCTTCCTCTGCTCGCCTGCCGCGTCCATGATTCGCGGCCAGGTCATCGCGGTGGACGGAGGCTATTCGCTATTGGGGAAACAGTGA
- a CDS encoding histidine kinase, producing the protein MTTVRQLLEEKKHVGYISVPSTATVLQALKIMDERRIGSVMVTDGAKIVGIYTERDYLRKGELEGRVAKDTLIKDVMTTRMVTVQKDTSVDECVALMKQYLIRHLPVAEEGQIVGMVSMRDVMVAAIENRESEIRGLENFIMGSEFRS; encoded by the coding sequence ATGACCACTGTCCGCCAGCTGCTCGAAGAAAAAAAACACGTCGGTTACATTTCAGTGCCGTCCACAGCCACCGTGCTTCAGGCATTGAAGATAATGGATGAAAGAAGGATCGGCTCCGTGATGGTGACCGACGGCGCCAAGATCGTCGGCATTTATACCGAGCGCGATTACCTCCGCAAGGGGGAACTCGAGGGCCGGGTCGCCAAGGACACGCTCATCAAAGACGTGATGACCACCAGGATGGTCACCGTCCAAAAGGATACGTCCGTGGACGAATGTGTGGCGTTGATGAAGCAATACCTGATCCGTCACCTGCCTGTGGCCGAAGAGGGACAGATCGTCGGGATGGTTTCGATGCGCGACGTGATGGTGGCGGCCATCGAAAACCGCGAGAGCGAAATTCGCGGGCTCGAGAACTTTATCATGGGTTCGGAGTTCCGCTCATAA
- a CDS encoding glycosyl transferase, translated as MKIALLSEKYTPDFGGLAISTGRLARLLAAAGHAVRVFAPTLNLPPSERRTLPSSGVDVTRFGARKRVDDTLADWFETIVEEHRRDPFDILHAYFLPQAGFVAAYAGKYLGTPSVVSIRGNDIERAAFDPSKFSHVMYALQNASAVTTNASTLARKAKAFVEREIFLIPNGIDTELFKPMERNETLAEMLGLGGKTKEERSAVIGFAGELREKKGLRALLSGYAQAAKSRPASLLIVGEVRDGEDKKFFDEFKSANSQLPITVTGPVPHEDMPAYYALMDVLVHPSLRDGMPNAALEAMACGLPVIATPVGGILDALEDGENGVLVNVNDAAALAGKIVELLDDPQKRAGLGQRARETVVEKFGLEAELRANLRVYESLGKR; from the coding sequence ATGAAAATCGCGCTGCTTTCCGAAAAGTATACACCCGACTTCGGCGGACTGGCAATCTCGACGGGACGACTCGCGCGCCTGCTGGCCGCGGCGGGACACGCCGTCCGCGTCTTCGCCCCGACCTTGAACCTGCCTCCCTCCGAGCGGCGGACTCTCCCCTCGAGCGGAGTCGACGTCACACGCTTCGGCGCGCGCAAACGCGTGGACGATACCCTCGCGGACTGGTTCGAGACCATCGTCGAGGAGCATCGCCGCGACCCGTTCGACATCCTGCACGCGTACTTCCTCCCCCAGGCGGGATTCGTCGCCGCCTACGCGGGGAAATACCTGGGAACGCCGAGCGTCGTCTCCATCCGCGGCAATGACATCGAACGCGCCGCCTTTGACCCATCCAAATTTTCGCACGTGATGTACGCGCTCCAAAACGCCTCCGCAGTGACGACGAACGCGTCCACGCTGGCGCGGAAGGCGAAGGCGTTTGTCGAGCGGGAGATATTTCTGATCCCGAACGGGATTGATACGGAACTGTTCAAGCCGATGGAGAGGAATGAGACATTGGCAGAAATGCTTGGGCTGGGAGGAAAGACGAAAGAGGAAAGAAGTGCGGTGATCGGCTTCGCTGGAGAGTTGCGCGAGAAAAAGGGTCTGCGCGCCCTCCTTTCTGGCTACGCGCAGGCCGCGAAATCCCGTCCCGCCTCCCTGCTCATCGTCGGCGAAGTCCGCGACGGGGAGGACAAGAAGTTCTTCGACGAATTCAAAAGCGCCAATTCCCAATTGCCCATTACCGTCACTGGCCCCGTCCCTCACGAAGACATGCCCGCCTACTACGCGCTGATGGACGTCCTCGTCCACCCGTCCCTGCGCGATGGGATGCCCAACGCGGCGCTGGAGGCGATGGCCTGCGGCCTCCCGGTGATCGCGACGCCCGTCGGCGGGATTCTGGACGCGCTGGAAGACGGAGAAAACGGAGTCCTGGTCAACGTCAATGACGCCGCGGCGCTGGCCGGGAAGATCGTCGAATTGCTGGACGATCCCCAAAAGCGGGCGGGACTCGGTCAAAGGGCGCGGGAGACGGTCGTGGAGAAATTCGGGCTGGAAGCGGAACTGCGCGCGAACCTCCGCGTGTACGAAAGCCTGGGGAAGCGCTGA
- a CDS encoding EamA family transporter, with amino-acid sequence MRIKADFTLLLVSIVWGSAFVAQRVAGQMNSVYLFNGARYLLAALAVLPFAIRSLREARRGDSPPASAISRAQFKWMLIAGFLLFMGSALQQAGVVYTTAGNAGFITALYVVFVPLILFFGWRERLHWLAVVAVGMAVGGAYLLSTGGRFAVHAGDALELICAVFWALHLVILGKFASQFEANSFSVGQLAVCGLLNLLVGLFVEKSPPLNWSFLAAVGYTAFFSLGLCYTLQVWAQRHTPPADAALILSLESVFAVLTGWQLLGETLAPIQIVGCALIFAAVILSQFREWTSGKMDKTRLVEGR; translated from the coding sequence ATGCGTATCAAAGCCGACTTCACCCTCCTCCTCGTCTCCATCGTCTGGGGTTCCGCTTTCGTGGCCCAGCGCGTCGCGGGACAAATGAACAGCGTGTACCTGTTCAACGGCGCGCGCTATCTCCTCGCCGCGCTGGCCGTGCTGCCGTTTGCGATCCGCTCTTTGCGCGAGGCTCGGCGGGGAGACTCGCCTCCTGCGTCCGCAATCTCCCGCGCGCAATTCAAGTGGATGCTCATCGCGGGCTTCCTCCTTTTCATGGGGAGCGCGCTGCAACAGGCTGGGGTGGTGTACACGACCGCGGGCAACGCGGGCTTCATCACCGCGCTGTATGTGGTCTTCGTGCCGCTGATATTGTTCTTCGGGTGGCGGGAACGCCTCCACTGGCTGGCCGTCGTCGCGGTGGGGATGGCCGTCGGCGGCGCGTACCTCCTCTCGACGGGAGGCCGCTTCGCGGTCCACGCGGGCGACGCGCTGGAGTTGATCTGCGCGGTGTTCTGGGCGCTGCATCTCGTCATCCTCGGCAAGTTCGCCTCGCAGTTCGAGGCCAATTCCTTTTCAGTGGGGCAGCTCGCCGTCTGCGGACTGCTCAACCTCCTCGTCGGCCTGTTCGTGGAAAAATCCCCGCCGTTGAACTGGTCCTTCCTCGCCGCGGTCGGCTACACCGCGTTCTTCTCGCTGGGACTGTGCTACACGCTCCAGGTCTGGGCGCAGCGACACACGCCTCCCGCGGACGCCGCGCTGATTCTCAGTCTCGAGTCGGTTTTCGCGGTGCTGACGGGCTGGCAGCTGCTGGGCGAAACGCTCGCTCCGATCCAGATCGTCGGGTGCGCGCTGATCTTTGCCGCCGTGATCCTCTCCCAATTCAGGGAATGGACTTCGGGTAAAATGGACAAAACTCGCCTTGTGGAGGGCCGATGA
- a CDS encoding diacylglycerol kinase family enzyme: MTAKVILNPYSNRWNSQARWPETQAALRAAGVEFESAVSERKGHVTDLAEEAARAGFSPIIVSGGDGTIGDAVNGLARAAQSSDAPIGPLGIMPTGSANDLVVNLGIPTDLTAAAQVIKAGKTRSIDLGKLNDRFFANNSAAGLEPYVTTKHEKIQNIKGLARYLIAAVQAIMDRPEWVGEVKWDGGEYNGPLTLVSIGNGPRTGGLFFMTPHAKLDDGKLTFAYGYRKTRLGMFIALPRAMKPGKGSYVEMDGMYEVECTRLSIHLDHPSPAHTDGELFPQFIQDFEYSIQPRRLKMIVP, encoded by the coding sequence ATGACCGCCAAAGTGATTCTCAACCCCTATTCGAACCGCTGGAACTCGCAGGCGCGCTGGCCCGAGACCCAGGCCGCGCTCCGCGCCGCGGGCGTGGAATTCGAGTCGGCGGTTTCCGAGCGCAAGGGACACGTGACCGACCTCGCCGAGGAAGCCGCCCGCGCGGGATTCTCGCCCATCATCGTCTCTGGCGGGGATGGGACGATCGGCGACGCCGTCAACGGGCTGGCGCGCGCCGCGCAGTCCAGCGACGCGCCGATCGGTCCGCTGGGAATCATGCCGACGGGCAGCGCGAACGACCTGGTCGTCAACCTCGGCATCCCCACCGATTTGACCGCAGCCGCGCAGGTCATCAAGGCGGGAAAGACGCGCTCCATTGACCTCGGCAAACTCAACGACAGATTTTTCGCGAACAACTCCGCCGCGGGGCTCGAACCGTACGTCACCACCAAGCACGAAAAAATTCAAAACATCAAAGGGCTGGCGCGCTATCTCATCGCCGCGGTGCAGGCCATCATGGACAGACCCGAATGGGTCGGGGAAGTGAAATGGGACGGCGGCGAATACAACGGCCCGCTGACTCTCGTCTCGATCGGCAACGGTCCGCGCACGGGCGGACTCTTCTTCATGACGCCGCACGCCAAACTCGACGACGGCAAACTCACCTTCGCGTACGGCTATCGCAAGACCCGCCTCGGCATGTTCATCGCCCTGCCGCGGGCGATGAAACCTGGCAAGGGCAGTTACGTGGAAATGGACGGGATGTACGAAGTGGAGTGCACGCGGCTTTCGATTCATCTCGACCATCCCTCGCCCGCGCACACCGACGGCGAACTGTTCCCGCAGTTCATTCAGGATTTTGAGTATTCGATCCAACCGAGACGGTTGAAGATGATTGTGCCGTAG
- a CDS encoding DNA-binding response regulator → MLKFKKLNLTRVPMKKISLLVVDDHPLFRQGVVDTLTLEADMDVLGQASSGEEALRLVRELRPQVVVMDINMPGLNGLQITHLIIQDKLPVRVLLLTGYDEAEQAVHAALAGAAGYLAKDVDARSLLGTIRDVAAGRFVFDARVLSRRDLEEWLSGQTEGARRSYSEPGNPFHPLSEREMQVLNCMVRGMSNKEIAGLLDISHQTVKNHVTSVLRKFGVEDRTQAVIYAIKRGWVTLKDANKQERSE, encoded by the coding sequence GTGCTAAAATTCAAAAAGCTTAATCTGACGCGGGTCCCGATGAAGAAAATTTCCCTCCTTGTAGTAGACGATCATCCTCTGTTCCGTCAGGGCGTGGTGGACACATTGACGCTCGAAGCCGATATGGACGTTTTGGGGCAGGCCTCCAGCGGCGAAGAGGCCCTGCGATTGGTCCGTGAACTGCGGCCCCAGGTTGTGGTGATGGACATTAATATGCCCGGCCTGAATGGTTTACAGATCACCCATTTGATCATACAGGATAAACTTCCCGTGCGCGTTTTGCTGCTCACCGGATATGACGAGGCGGAGCAGGCCGTCCACGCCGCGCTGGCCGGGGCAGCCGGATACCTGGCGAAAGACGTGGACGCGCGGAGCCTGTTGGGAACGATCCGTGACGTGGCGGCGGGCAGGTTTGTCTTTGATGCGCGCGTCCTTTCGCGCCGCGACCTGGAAGAATGGCTAAGCGGACAGACGGAGGGCGCGCGCCGTTCTTACAGCGAGCCGGGCAACCCGTTCCATCCGCTCTCAGAGCGCGAGATGCAGGTCTTGAATTGCATGGTGCGGGGGATGAGCAATAAGGAGATCGCGGGCCTTTTGGATATCAGCCATCAAACGGTCAAGAATCACGTAACTTCGGTCTTGCGGAAATTTGGAGTGGAAGATCGCACGCAGGCGGTGATCTATGCCATCAAGCGAGGCTGGGTCACATTGAAGGACGCGAACAAGCAGGAGCGATCGGAATGA